A single Vigna radiata var. radiata cultivar VC1973A chromosome 8, Vradiata_ver6, whole genome shotgun sequence DNA region contains:
- the LOC106770389 gene encoding coiled-coil domain-containing protein 1-like — protein MEQEIIEMIDWVDGHVDEEGDVAREVEEGEGEGDGEVGTEMEEGGCEGDTKIGTEMVGGEGDGHTVVGTKMVEGEGDDHTVVGTQMVEGEGDAQVETQMEEVDSDVAKELQHVVEAEVHDVEEAKVHDVDDFELEDVEEDEDVCKGEDEDLDEADEGDVHDDEDVDEDVHELDEDVDDDEESLVDVSIQCDIGTSNGNVREEPCISRTTDNDDIDDVSGLFDIEWLSDELVSGPDSEEDDDSIKIGFPTFSMPKSLEEYK, from the coding sequence ATGGAACAAGAAATAATAGAAATGATTGATTGGGTTGATGGTCATGTTGATGAAGAAGGTGATGTTGCAAGAGAAGTGGAGGAGGGTGAGGGTGAGGGTGATGGTGAAGTTGGAACAGAAATGGAGGAGGGTGGGTGTGAGGGCGATACTAAAATTGGAACAGAAATGGTGGGGGGTGAGGGTGATGGTCATACTGTAGTTGGAACAAAAATGGTGGAGGGTGAGGGTGATGATCATACTGTAGTTGGAACACAAATGGTGGAGGGTGAGGGTGATGCCCAAGTTGAAACACAGATGGAGGAGGTTGACAGTGATGTTGCTAAAGAGCTGCAACATGTAGTGGAGGCTGAGGTACATGATGTAGAGGAGGCTAAGGTACATGATgtagatgattttgagctagagGATGTAGAAGAGGATGAGGATGTATGTAAGGGTGAGGATGAGGATTTAGATGAGGCTGATGAGGGTGATGTAcatgatgatgaagatgtaGATGAGGATGTACATGAGTTGGATGAAGAtgtagatgatgatgaagaaagtCTAGTTGATGTCAGCATTCAGTGTGACATTGGGACTTCTAATGGAAATGTGAGAGAAGAACCTTGCATTTCACGGACAACTGATaatgatgatattgatgatgtgaGTGGCTTGTTTGACATTGAGTGGTTGTCAGATGAGTTGGTTAGTGGTCCAGATAGTGAGGAGGATGATGATTCCATTAAGATAGGGTTTCCCACTTTTAGTATGCCTAAAAGTTTGGAGGAATATAAATGA
- the LOC106770390 gene encoding uncharacterized protein LOC106770390, whose amino-acid sequence MVSVKCLGGKRKRKWYAYCSYVCGINSWQLRKVIDDHNCSRDFNVKLMASKWLSERMEKTVRENPNMKVMDIRDKVSRKWNVGISRNMAFRARTIAKDNVEGSFKEQFRRIYDYGHELLRKNPGPKLKIKVENSNGELIFNRFYACLKACKDSYMCCRPIIGLDGCFLKGKYEGELLTAIGRNGNEKILPIAYAVVDVENKDSWTWFLELLIEDLGGEVVCATCTFISDQQKGLLLAIQDLLPEVEQRYCVRHLCSNFRKKYP is encoded by the exons ATGGTTTCTGTAAAGTGTTTGGGTGGAAAAAGGAAACGCAAATGGTATGCTTATTGTTCCTATGTGTGTGGTATCAACTCATGGCAGCTAAGAAAAGTGATTGATGATCACAACTGTAGTAGAGATTTCAATGTAAAGTTGATGGCTTCAAAATGGTTGAGTGAAAGGATGGAAAAAACTGTGAGAGAAAACCCTAATATGAAGGTCATGGACATTAGGGACAAAGTCAGTAGGAAATGGAATGTAGGAATTTCTAGAAATATGGCTTTTAGGGCAAGAACCATTGCAAAAGATAATGTTGAGGGGTCATTCAAGGAACAATTTAGAAGAATTTATGATTATGGTCATGAGCTTCTGAGAAAAAATCCAGgtccaaaattgaaaataaaagttgaaaatagcAATGGTGAGTTAATATTCAATAGATTTTATGCATGCTTGAAGGCATGCAAAGATAGCTACATGTGTTGTAGACCCATTATTGGGTTGGATGGATGCTTTTTGAAAGGCAAGTATGAAGGAGAGTTACTAACAGCAATTGGAAGAAATGGAAACGAAAAAATTTTGCCCATAGCATATGCTGTTGTTGAtgtagaaaacaaagactcgTGGACTTGGTTCTTGGAGCTTCTCATTGAGGACCTTGGTGGGGAAGTTGTGTGTGCAacatgcacatttatttcagaTCAACAAAAG GGTCTTTTGCTAGCTATTCAAGATCTTCTACCTGAGGTAGAACAAAGATATTGTGTTAGACATTTGTGTTCAAACTTCAGAAAGAAATATCCTTGA